TCTACACCAAATTTTAGTGAAAGCATTCCTTTTGTTATTGCTGTTGTATTAGCAAACTGAAGAGTGTTATTAACACGGCCTTGAGAAAAGAATCTGTATCAATTCCTATTGGACTAAATGGAGCAAGTAATATTCTTCCTATTGGGCCAGTGCGTCCATCTGTTTGTCCATCTGCATTAAAATCTTGTCCAGTTGATCCCAGATATGAAAAATAAATGGGCTACCAGATAATTCTGAAAAACTTAATGCAGTACGTCCATAAGAAAACCTAGCTTGATTAGCGGTATTTGCACTTAAATCTATATTTAGGGCTAAAGCTAAGTTTTGAGTTCTAGTTTTTGCTTGAATGCTGGAATTAATAGCTTGATCAACACTTGGAATAGTAGTTTTATCATCAGTAAAATTATAACGAGTTGTTAGATTTGAAGCTTTTTCAATAGGTAATCGATAATCACTTTTAATTGAAAAAGTGTCCCACGTCCGCTAGCTGCTAAAATTCTAGTCAAAGTATTTTCTTGATAAGGGCCACCTAAATTATTAGGTAAAGGATAAAAATTTTGGTCAAGTATATCTAAACCTAATTTGCTAGAGCGTCTTGCTAGATTTAAGCTGCTAGCACGCTCTAAGGTTGTTCAGGACAGAAAAATGTCTTCCTCCTGTACACGGTTAATGCTTTTATGTTCAAAGTTAGCAAATAAATTTAATTTGTTTGCAATTAATGGAAAACCTATTGCTCCACCAACTTGATTACGTGTAAAAGGGTTTTTCTTAGGGTTACTTTGTTTGGAAAGGTCAAAAAATCACGAGCATTAAGGGCAGAATCATAAAAAAATTATAAACTTCCCCATTTATTTTATTGCCACCTGTGCGGCTAACGATGTTGATTTGTCCACTATTGCGTCCAGCTTCAGCATTAGAAAGTAGTGTAGAGATTTCAAATTCTGTAATGCTTTCTGCTGTTTGACTAGCAACTAAAGTAAAACCTTCGGCGACGAAACACCTACATCTTGATCATTATTGTCTGAACCATCAATTGTAAAGTTATTAGCTCTAGCTCTTGCCCCATTGACGGAAAATTGTCCTGCTGTCACAACTCCGATGCCAGGGCCGCTAACACCATTAGTTGTTGGTGCTGGTAAAACACCAGCCACTAGCAAAGCAAAAGCATCAAAGCTACGAATTCCTGTTAATGGAAGGGCAGTAATAAACTCAGTTGTAGCACTACCACGTAAGGTAGAATCAGCAATATTAGCTTGCAAGACTCCAGCAATATTTTGTGGGACGGTGACAGGTTGGGGGAAGGCTAACAGGAATAAGTTGTATTGGGGCGGTTTAATAACTTTTTCTCGATTTACTTCGCAACAAATCTTTCAATTATATTAGATTTATAACCTTCTTTTGATGCTTCAATTCGATATTCTCCAGCAGGTAAAAAATCAATACGATAGATGCCTTGTAAGTCTGTTTTTTTAGCATAAACAAAACCATTGCTTAAATGGGTGACTCTTACAACTACACCAACTAAAGGAGTTAAACTTTCATCAATTACTCGCCCAGAAAGAGTTCCTGTAATGGTTTGCCAAGCTAGAACTGGAGCGCAAAAGAAGTTGGAAACACTAATAACAAAGAAATATAAAATCTCAAAACTACCCCAAAAACAACAATTAATTTTATTTTGAGTTATAACAATAGACGCGCAATTTATTTACACTTTCTATCTTTTATTATCCAGTCAAAGCCACTTTCTATCTTTTCGGAAAAACTTTTAAGAAAGCTGATAGGGTTTTTAATTTTTTTGCGCGTCCCTAAATGAAAACAAATAATTTCATCTAGGGAGATAGTTTAATGAAGTCAAATAATATGTTATGCAATTATCGCCTACAAGTTTTTGCTTTGAGTACCAGAAATTAGCCAACTTAGCGAAACATCTTTTAGAATGGATAGCCTTTCAGAAATAGTTATTACTGGACGTAATTTTACTAATGATAGTTTAATAGTTTTTGGAGATCAATTAATTAAAAATCCAACTATTAGCTCTACACAAATAAGATTTGGCTTACCTCCCCAAAGTTTTGCTGGTGTAAAAACACTCTCTGTTATTACTCGTGCTGGCATAGCACAACAAGAAATAAATATTACAGCTAAACCAGTATCAGAATTAGCTGTAGGTGAAATAACAACTGTAGCAGGTGGAACATTTTCTTATGGTGATGGGCAAATAGCTAGTAAAGCTAATATAGCTGGTGTCGAAACGGTATTGTTTGACAAAGCTGGCAATATTTATTTTGCAGATACTTTTGGCGGTAGAGTTCGCCGCATTGACGCACAAACAAAAGTTGTTACAACTGTTGCTGGAGGGGGAAAAGTAGCGGAAGATGGACAATTAGCTTTACTTTCAAGTATTAGACCACGTGGACTTGCTTTAGATAATACTGGTAATCTATTGATTGCAGATGATTTAACAAAATCTATCAAACGAGTTGATATATTAACAAACGCTATTAACACATTAGCTGGAGGTATAGAGGCCCGTGCATTTTGGGGATGGCGATTTAGCTATAAAAGCTTCTTTAGGTAAATTGGTTTCTGATGTAGCAGTTGATCAAAACAACAATATTTACATTGCTACAGAAGGTCGAATCCGTCGAATTGATGCTAAAACAGGGATCATCACAACTTTTGCAGGTAATGGTGAAAAATTATTCTCTGGTGATGGTGCATTAGCAACTAATGCTGGACTAGGTGAATTCTTAAAAATTGCAGTTGATCAAAAAGGAAATCTTTTTATTTTATCAACTGAAAATAATAGAGTTAGAAAAGTAGATCCAACAACAAATATTATTACAACTATTGCTGGTAATGGAAAAAGTCCTTTTGGGTCTAGCAATCCACTTGGGGATCGTGATGGAAAATTAGCTACAGAAATTCCAATTTCTCCTTTTGCACTTTCACTAGATAAAGATAGTAATTTAATAATTATTGGTGTAGGGTTTGGCAAAATAGATTTTCAAACAGGTATTTATAATGAATTACAAACTAAATTTGTAGGTGCTAAAGATGATGGATTACTAATTAGTGGAGGAATAGCAGTTGATGCTAATGGCAATATTTTAATTAGTTCACAAACAGCTTTACTCTTAAGGGATGCTAGTACAGCAGAAGGCATTACTCAAATTATTGCTGGTAATAGACGGGTAAATTCTCGCGGAACTGAAGGACAAGCTAGCAATGCTTCTATTGGCTTGGCACTATCAGCTGTTAGTGATCCAGTAGGAAACTTATTTGTTGGGGATCTCCAAAACAACCTTATTTATAAAATAGATGCAACTACAGGAAATTTATTAACTGTTGCAGGTTCAGGGCCAAAACTAATTTTTAACAGTGGCGGTGGTGATGGAAAAGTTGCTACTGACTCAGACGTATCTTTTGCACTAACTAATATTACTGTAGATAATTCAGGAAATATTTTTATTGTAGATAGTCTTGATGAGCGTGTCCGTAGAGTTGATGCACGTACCAAAATTATTACAACTGTTGCAGGTGCTTTTAGTCAAAGAATGGTTGCTGATGGTGAACTTGCTACGGCTGGAAGTATTGGAGCCGTCACAGATGCTTTGGTAGATGATCAAGGTAATTTGTTAATTTCAACAGGTGGGCGTATTCGCCGAGTAGATGCTAGAACTAATATCATTACTACAATTGCTGGTACAGGTCAAAAAGGTTCTAGCGGCGATGGAGGGGTAGCAACTAAAGCAACAATTTTCCCAACTGCTTTAGCAATGGACAGTAATAAAAATGTTTTCTTGGTAAATAATGACCGCATTCGTCGAATTGATGCTAAAACCAATATTATTACTACGGTTGCTGGAAATGGGGAAACACGCTTTAGCGGTGAAGGTGGACTAGCTACTAATGCTGGACTAGGTTTTGTTTCTAATGTAAGTATTGGCGCAGATGGAGACTTGTTTATTAGTGCAGTTGATTTTGACCCTCAATCATTTAGAACTACTCAACGCATTTGGCGGGTTGATTCACAAACAAACGTTATTTCTAACTTTATTAGCGGTGATGAATCTATAGCTAAAGGTGATGGCGGGCCAGTTTCACAAGCAACCCTAAGTGGTTTTGGTGGTAGGGTATCTGCTGATAAAGATGGTAATTTATTAATTAGCACTTTTTCTGACGCTTCTTCTAATGTCCGTTTTGTTAAACTTTCAGAAAATGTTAGAAGCACTATGCAAATAGTTGCAGGTAGTGTTAGTTATCAAAAACAAGTTTTAACAATTAATGGTCGTGGTTTTGATGATGACACTAAAGTAACAATTAATGGTAAAGATGTAACAAGCTTAATGATGAACAAATCAGAAGATAAGCTTGATCTTCGAGGAAGTCGTAAGCAATTAAACCTTAGTAAAGCTAAAAATGAATTAGTAATTACTAATGCAGTAGGTGGTAGTTCAAGAATTTCTTTCTAAATTTTGTTTGGTGAAGGTGAATAAGGGGCAGTCTTTCGAGGCTGCCTTTTTATTTTTGTAACTTATATTTAATTTCTTTTGATTTTTTCTGGACTAGCACTTTGAAATGATCACTAATGCCACCAGGTATAAAGAAGTTTTTTAATGCCAGTCGAGTTTTTAATGACTTAAAACTATCAGGATCTTGTGTTATTAATTGCTCTAGCCGTTCTAGTAAACCTAACTTAATTAAAAAATCTGCTTGCCTAGTAAAAACCAAGTTTTCTAGCCCAAATTCTTGTCCATAATAAATTAATGCAGAAAAATTTACACCAGAAGTGATATCTTGTTCTCCAATATTTTCAAAAACTTGAGAGTTAAGTTTATGTTTAGAAAAACATTTTATTGTTCCTGTTAAATTTTCTGGGCTATAAAGATGATCTGACAAATCACCATAGTCAATAATAATGATAAAGCCTTCTATTAAAGAGTTAACAAGGGTTTTAAGCCATTTAATAGCGTCTAAATTGATTTCAATTACTTGATTTTCTATTAATTCAATTTTTAATTTTCTTAAGTATTCTTCTAGTTCAGCCGTTTTAGCCTTTTGCCAAAAGGGTTTTAAGCTCACGCCATCGCTATTTAAGTAAAGCTCTTCTAGCTTACCTTTGGAAAACTGCACTTTGTGAACTGCAAAAGCGTCCACAACTTCATTAGCAATAATAATTGCTGTTTGAGGATTTTCTTGTAACTCATTGTAATTTAACCATTTAACCTGGCCTAGAAATGGAGCAAGTTTTTCTTTTTGTAGTGTTTGCATTGTGGGGCTGATTTCGCAAACCGTGTATTGAATATTATTTTGAGGAAAATTATTTTCTGTAATTAAACTATAAATAATATCAAAAGCAAGTTGTCCGGTGCCAGCACCTATTTCTAAAATATTGATTTTCTGGGAGTTAGAATCTAATTGTTTATAAAGCCGTAAACATTCTTTAGCTAGCAATGCTCCAAAGCTAGCATCAACGTTTGCTGAGGTGTAATAATCGCCACGCACACCAATTTTTTCTTTATCATTAAAATAATAGCCTAAATTTTTATGATAAAGTGCTGTGTGCATAAACTCGTAAAAGGTAATAGCACCAGTGTTTTTTATTTGCTCAGTTAGTTTTGCTGTTAGCTCATTCATAAGCAAAATAGAAATATAGAATTATTGCCATTTGCCCGGAGCTAGCATAGCTGCCATTCGTGCAGGGTTTTTAATTTCTTGATCAATCATCCAAGTACTAGCATCCTTACTTAGTTCTTGACCTTGAGGACTGTTCATTAAAAGTCCTCGGTTATATCTAGCAGCAGCAGAATAAAGTGACATTTCTAAACTATCAAAAATGACTTCTGCTTCAGCCAATAATTCAATAGCTTTTTTATTATCTCGGCGCATTGTAGCTAAACTAGCTCGTATCAAGCCAGCTAAAGCATTGCCCCAAGACATTTTTTCTTGCTCAATTCTTTTTATATCTTGTTGTGCTTGACGTAAAAATTCTTCATTGTTATCAATAGTTTGCGCCATTGCTAGGGCTACACGGGCGTGTAAATGGTAGGTTTCAATAAGAAAAACTTGGATTCTAAACAGTAAAGACTTGTTTAAGCTTTGCCAGCAGTCATTTAATTTTTGCCAAGCTTGCTGAACATCTCCACTATAAAGAGCTACTTCTATTTCTCCAAATAACTCCCAGTAATGTTGTAATTGAAAATCACTTTCCTGCGAAGATTGCTTAATAGCTAAATTAAGCCCTTTTTTAGCATCTAAAACGCTATCTTGTGCCAAATTTATAATATAGTAGCGTGTATGTAGTAGCGTAATCGCAGATAAATCACCACGTTCTTTAGCATCTCTTAACAGCGGCGGCAAGCGGTGAATAAGCTCTTTTATCTCGCCCATAAAATATAATGAGCGTAATAAATAGATTTGAATTACATCTAACTCCCAGAAAATTCTAGTGTAATTTTCTCGTAGTGTTGTTTCTGCACGTTCTAACAACTCCTTAGCTTTTGCCCAATTGCCTACAAAATAAGCTGCCGCGCCAGCAGTTAAAGTTGCTACACCTAAAGCGTGTGGGTGGTGTATTCGCTCAGCTAAAGCTAAAGCAGTTTGAACTAGTTTTTCGGTCTCTTCTTTAGCGTGTCCACCTGCGCTTGCTGAATGAATAACATCTAAAGCAATAGCTCTTGCTACTCGGTATGGTTCACCTAAGTTCAACGCATACAACAAATGCCTAACTTGAAAATCTGCTGCTCGTACTGGATCAACAAATGTTAATCCAATTGTTACTGACCATAGAGTATCAACTTTTGCTAAATCTTCGTCTGATAAGTCATTAGCTTCTCGTTCTTGAAAACTTAAACCACGCACTTTTAAGTAAGTGCGTCTCAAGAAAGCAGAAAAAAAAGCTCTTTGTGGAGTTTTAGCAAAGCCTATATCTAAGGTTTTAAGAAGGTCTTGCAAAATAGTTACACCTTGGTCAACATAGCCATTAACTAAAAACTGCTCGCTTGCAAGTCGTTGTAAAGTAAGCTTTTGGGTAGACTCTGCTTTTTCTGCTGCTGCCAAATAAGCTTGTGCTGCTTCTAGTCCATGACCAGCATTTGCAAGAGCATCACCTAGTTTTACCCAAGTAGGCTGTTTTTTATCCTCATAATTAGAAAGTGAATCAATAATAAACCTATAAAGTTGAATTGCTCGATCAAAGGCTAATGCCTCAATAGCTTGTTCTGCGGCTAGTTCGCTATATTTAATGGTATTTTCCAAATCTCCAGCATCACGAAAATGAGCCATTAGTACTTCAGCATCTTGACATTGTGTTGCTTCTAGGGCCAAAGCAAGCTTTAAGTGATAATTTTTTAACTCTTCAGGAGTTAACTTAGATAAAATTATTTCTCTAATGCGATTATGATAAGGCTCTACGGTGTCACCTTGTGGGGTTCGTCGGACACGAATTAGCCTAGCAGATCGTAAAGTTGCCATTACCATAGGCTCTTCAGCACCTAATTGTATTGCTCGGCGAATTACTTCAACTTCTATTGGGCTACCATTAACTACAATTAATTGCAAAAATTCTTTTGCTGAAGGGGAAATACTTGCAAATCTAGCTTCAACTATATTATCTAGGCTAACTATTGTTTCAACTAACTTTAATTCAGCACTAATATTTTTGCTCTTTTTCTTTTCTTTTTCTGTTAACTCAAACCTAACTAATTCATCTATAAAATAAGGGTTTCCTTTAGATTCACGAGCAATTTTTTTAATTTTTTCTGGTGCAATTGTTTCTTTATCTTCTAGCAGTGCATAAATTAATTCTTCAGCCTCATCTAGGCTTAATTCTCCTACTTCTAGCTTACGTACTTCTAACTTATAGTTATGGTCTGCCAAAAAAGCTAGAAGCTCTTTTAACATTGGGCTAGTTTCTGTTTCTTCGCTTCGGTAAGTAGCAATTAAAAATATTGCTGGAGGCTCAGGATGGCGCAGCAATTCTGCCATCAAAGCAGCACTATCAGCATCTCCCCAATGAAGATCATCAATAAACATTACTAGCATTTCACGGTCTGCTAGCCTAACTAATAATTCACGTAGCGCAGTAAAAGAACGGCGGCGAAGTTCCCTAGTATCAGGGCTATTTAGTATTCGACGGCGTGCAGCAGCAACAACTTCTAGCTGTCTTAAAACAGGGAATAAGCGAACTAAAGCAAGTACATCATGAGGCAAAATAGCTTCTAACTCATTTGGTGTAAGCCCTTTAAGATAACGACTTAGAGCATCAACAATGCTATCTAGAGCTTTATAGGGGACAGATTCACGCTCATAGCAGCGGCCAGATAACACTAATGCTTTTGCTTCAAGTGATTGAATTGCATCAATATAATGGCGTGCCAACGCACTTTTACCTAAACCAGAACCTCCATGCACTAGAACTGTTACACCTTTTCCTTCTTTCATCTTTAAGAAGGCTTCATCCAAATTATTTAAAAGTTCTTCACGACCAACAAAGGGAAGAGATTCAATTGGAGAAAGTTGGGTTAGCTGAGTTAGGCTTTTTCTAAGATCTGAAGTATGACCAGTAAAAATGCGTTTTAAGATTTCTTTACCCTTTGGCCGATCTTCTGGCAGTCGCCTAAGTAAATCAATGCAAATTTCGTCTAAATCTCTTGGCACGCCAGAAACTAGATCGCTTGGTGGGAGTGGTTCACGGCGTTGTTTTTTTAGCATTATTTCTGCTGATGAGCCAGTAAAGGGAAGTTGACCAGTCAAAGCTTGAAAAAGCATTACACCAAAACTATACCAATCACTTGCTTCTGTTCCAGGCATTCCGCAAGCTTGTTCAGGTGACATAAATTGAGGTGTTCCAACTACTCTAGAAGCTTGTTCATTGCTGCTTTTTCGGCTTAACTCTATTGCTAGGCCAAAATCTAAGATAACAACTCTACCTTCCTTAGTTACTAAAACATTAGAAGGTTTTAAGTCTCGGTGTAATTTTCCTGCTGAGTGCAGTGCCATAACTCCCATAGCTAGTTGTCTTATTAAATCTCTTAACTGCTCTAAATCAATTATGCAGGGTGGGACTAATTCTTTAACTAGTTTTGTGGTTAATGCTTTAGTTGGAGTTTTTTTAGCTATGGCAGGCGAAAAAGCTATAGAAGCTAAGTTAGCTGGAAAATTATGTGTAGGGTCAGACATAGTTAGAGTTTCTGTTTCTACTTTTCTTGCTGCTGTTGCTCGTTTTCCTCCATCAGGCTTTACCGTTGCATCTCCTCGAATATATCTAAGAAAGTTTACTCCTTGAACTAATTCCATGGTAAAAAACCATTGATCCCCCTCACAAATTAGTTCATAAAGTGCAGCTAAGTTTCTATGGGTAATGTCTGCTAAGGCACGAAACTCTTGCTTAAAACGATAAATTGCTTCTGAATCGCTATTATGTAAAGTTTTAAGTGCTACAGGGGCATTACGTTCTCGGTCAAAAGCTTCATAAACCACGCCAAAGCCACCTGAGCCTAAGCGTTGTCTAATTTCAAAGCGTTCTGTTCCAGCAAAATCTTTTTCTACACTACCCATAAAACCTTACCTCAATACACCAATATTCCTAAAATTGTATCCTGCAATTTATTTAATGACTTTTATGCATGAACATGATCAAAAACTATTGCTCGTTTGCCATCAGGTAGCTTTTTAGTAAAAGACTCTAGTTGTGCTAATTGCTGACGTGCTTGGAGTTGAAAAGAACGTAAGTCCATAGTTTGACTAATTGAATGTTCTACTAGACTAAGCTCTTTTACTATAGTTCTACACATAGTGGATTGTTCGCAATAAGAAGCACCATCAGGGCCAATAATTTCTTGTTCTGGATAAATATTTTTGTAATACCAAGAGAGCAAAGCGTAGTATTGTAATAAATGTTGATTACTTTGTTTAACCCATTCTCGGCGACTTCTTGCCTGATAAACTAATTGTTCTCTTACTCTTTGGTCACGCTGCAATTCAAGTAAAGCCTTGGTTTCTACTCCAAGCATTCGCCGTTGTTCATTTAATCCAATCATTTCTGTATATTGATAAACAATCCGTTTACCATCAGTGACTGCTTGAATACAATCCAGCATTACACCTACTAGAAAACACTCATGAGCTTCTTCTAAAGTTTTACGACCTTGATCATCTAGCACCACGATATCATTAAATTTTGTTTCGTAACGGTTAATATGAAGTTCTTCCACTAGATGAAGGTTTTGATAATGGAGTTTCATATTTAGAATTTCATCAGCAAAATTTATTGGAATGCCACCTGTTTCATTATAAAAAACAATTTCTGCTGTTTCAGGAAGTGAAAAAATAGAAGGGCTAGGATCGCCTGGCAAAGGAATTTTATTTATTAAGAGTCGCTTTAGCTCTTGTAAATTTGTAGCATCGGCACGTTGAGGAAGCCCAATTAATAAGCGGTTGCGCTCATTGGTTAAGCGAAAACTTCTTTGTTGTCCACCTCCATGAAGCCAAAACTTAGCATTATCATAAACTAGGCGAAGTTGTGCTTCTCGGTCTTCAGTACGCTTAAATTTATCCCATAAAGCTTCTACTACATTAAAATCACGTCCTAAATCAGTAAAAACACTGCCAGTAAGATTAACTATTTGTTCTTCAACGCTGGCTAAACCTTCGGCTGAGACTTTACGCGGCAAATCCATTACAGTAGCACCAAGTTTTTGTAAAACCTGGTCGCCAACATCAGACACTTTTTTACTTGCGCTGTCTGGACTGCCTAAATATTTAGGATAGAATTTTTGTTCTATATCTTCTCGGCTATAAAGTAGCAGGGAAAGTTCTTGGCTTGGGACATCTGAAAAATAGTCGTATTTGGCAAGCAAGCCTTTTTTTAGATTAAGTAAATCGCTACCTAAAGTGTAGATTCTACCAATTAAGC
The sequence above is drawn from the Blastocatellia bacterium genome and encodes:
- a CDS encoding IPT/TIG domain-containing protein yields the protein MDSLSEIVITGRNFTNDSLIVFGDQLIKNPTISSTQIRFGLPPQSFAGVKTLSVITRAGIAQQEINITAKPVSELAVGEITTVAGGTFSYGDGQIASKANIAGVETVLFDKAGNIYFADTFGGRVRRIDAQTKVVTTVAGGGKVAEDGQLALLSSIRPRGLALDNTGNLLIADDLTKSIKRVDILTNAINTLAGGIEARAFWGWRFSYKSFFR
- a CDS encoding protein kinase; translated protein: MGSVEKDFAGTERFEIRQRLGSGGFGVVYEAFDRERNAPVALKTLHNSDSEAIYRFKQEFRALADITHRNLAALYELICEGDQWFFTMELVQGVNFLRYIRGDATVKPDGGKRATAARKVETETLTMSDPTHNFPANLASIAFSPAIAKKTPTKALTTKLVKELVPPCIIDLEQLRDLIRQLAMGVMALHSAGKLHRDLKPSNVLVTKEGRVVILDFGLAIELSRKSSNEQASRVVGTPQFMSPEQACGMPGTEASDWYSFGVMLFQALTGQLPFTGSSAEIMLKKQRREPLPPSDLVSGVPRDLDEICIDLLRRLPEDRPKGKEILKRIFTGHTSDLRKSLTQLTQLSPIESLPFVGREELLNNLDEAFLKMKEGKGVTVLVHGGSGLGKSALARHYIDAIQSLEAKALVLSGRCYERESVPYKALDSIVDALSRYLKGLTPNELEAILPHDVLALVRLFPVLRQLEVVAAARRRILNSPDTRELRRRSFTALRELLVRLADREMLVMFIDDLHWGDADSAALMAELLRHPEPPAIFLIATYRSEETETSPMLKELLAFLADHNYKLEVRKLEVGELSLDEAEELIYALLEDKETIAPEKIKKIARESKGNPYFIDELVRFELTEKEKKKSKNISAELKLVETIVSLDNIVEARFASISPSAKEFLQLIVVNGSPIEVEVIRRAIQLGAEEPMVMATLRSARLIRVRRTPQGDTVEPYHNRIREIILSKLTPEELKNYHLKLALALEATQCQDAEVLMAHFRDAGDLENTIKYSELAAEQAIEALAFDRAIQLYRFIIDSLSNYEDKKQPTWVKLGDALANAGHGLEAAQAYLAAAEKAESTQKLTLQRLASEQFLVNGYVDQGVTILQDLLKTLDIGFAKTPQRAFFSAFLRRTYLKVRGLSFQEREANDLSDEDLAKVDTLWSVTIGLTFVDPVRAADFQVRHLLYALNLGEPYRVARAIALDVIHSASAGGHAKEETEKLVQTALALAERIHHPHALGVATLTAGAAAYFVGNWAKAKELLERAETTLRENYTRIFWELDVIQIYLLRSLYFMGEIKELIHRLPPLLRDAKERGDLSAITLLHTRYYIINLAQDSVLDAKKGLNLAIKQSSQESDFQLQHYWELFGEIEVALYSGDVQQAWQKLNDCWQSLNKSLLFRIQVFLIETYHLHARVALAMAQTIDNNEEFLRQAQQDIKRIEQEKMSWGNALAGLIRASLATMRRDNKKAIELLAEAEVIFDSLEMSLYSAAARYNRGLLMNSPQGQELSKDASTWMIDQEIKNPARMAAMLAPGKWQ
- a CDS encoding carboxypeptidase regulatory-like domain-containing protein; this encodes MNCASIVITQNKINCCFWGSFEILYFFVISVSNFFCAPVLAWQTITGTLSGRVIDESLTPLVGVVVRVTHLSNGFVYAKKTDLQGIYRIDFLPAGEYRIEASKEGYKSNIIERFVAK
- a CDS encoding SAM-dependent methyltransferase, with protein sequence MNELTAKLTEQIKNTGAITFYEFMHTALYHKNLGYYFNDKEKIGVRGDYYTSANVDASFGALLAKECLRLYKQLDSNSQKINILEIGAGTGQLAFDIIYSLITENNFPQNNIQYTVCEISPTMQTLQKEKLAPFLGQVKWLNYNELQENPQTAIIIANEVVDAFAVHKVQFSKGKLEELYLNSDGVSLKPFWQKAKTAELEEYLRKLKIELIENQVIEINLDAIKWLKTLVNSLIEGFIIIIDYGDLSDHLYSPENLTGTIKCFSKHKLNSQVFENIGEQDITSGVNFSALIYYGQEFGLENLVFTRQADFLIKLGLLERLEQLITQDPDSFKSLKTRLALKNFFIPGGISDHFKVLVQKKSKEIKYKLQK